The following coding sequences lie in one Apium graveolens cultivar Ventura chromosome 1, ASM990537v1, whole genome shotgun sequence genomic window:
- the LOC141698275 gene encoding zinc finger BED domain-containing protein DAYSLEEPER-like, protein MALKMKLKYDKYWGIIEKQNILLYVAVVLDPRYKLKFVTCCLRKLYGDDDVNAIVSSLNGCLSKLMSHYSNKIKLKNSEDVTPQGGPTNLEKGTMLDFDDDDSFNLFESEFDKECDEDEALDTKNELDRYLMENNEDRKNKDFDILVWWKMSSTKYPVTTRK, encoded by the coding sequence ATGGCTTTAAAGATGAAACTGAAATATGATAAGTACTGGGGCATTATTGAAAAGCAAAATATATTGCTTTATGTAGCAGTGGTACTGGATCCGAGGTATAAACTGAAATTTGTAACTTGCTGCTTGAGGAAGCTATATGGCGACGATGATGTTAATGCTATAGTATCTTCCTTGAATGGGTGTTTGTCAAAGTTGATGAGTCATTATTCtaataaaatcaagttaaaaaATTCTGAAGATGTCACTCCTCAAGGGGGACCAACTAATCTTGAAAAAGGCACCATGCTTGATTTTGATGATGACGATTCCTTTAATCTGTTTGAATCTGAATTTGATAAGGAATGTGATGAAGATGAGGCTTTGGATACAAAAAATGAGCTCGATAGGTATCTAATGGAGAATAATGAGGATAGAAAAAATAAGGATTTTGATATCTTAGTTTGGTGGAAAATGAGTTCAACTAAATATCCggtcactacaagaaaataa